From the genome of Penicillium oxalicum strain HP7-1 chromosome VII, whole genome shotgun sequence:
GGAGTGACCGAGGATCGAATCGGACTGTTCATGACCCTGACATTGGTGGGGGATGTAGGGATCAGTTTTGTGTTGACGCTGTTTGCTGATGCGATGGGTCGCAAGGCTGTTTTGGCGTTGGGGTCGGTCTTGATGGTCGGGAGTGGGCTGGTGTTTGCCTTGTCGGGGAACTTTTGGGTGCTTCTTGCGGCGGCGATTTTGGGGGTGATTAGTCCGAGGTATGTGGTGTGGATGTACTCTGTTTGAAATGGCAGAGGatgttcctttttttcatatcttttgttcttggtcttttttaAGCCTTTGACGGGTTGATTAATTGTCTGGCGCTCTTGCCGGGAGAGATTTTGGAAAACGAAAAAGCAGAGTATGGTTCAAGTATTGCGGAAGGTCGGCGCAGAGAGTTGACTGGACTTGGCTGACCGTATTATCTGTGTCTCCAGTGGCAACGAGATTGGACCCTTTCGCGCTGTGGAAGAATCAACGCTCGCTCATCTCACTCCGTCAGAAGATCTGCCCGACGTCTTTGCATGGTACTCATTGCTGGGAAACGCGGGCACGGCTCTCGGTCAATTGATTTGTGGATGGCTGATCAGCTCATTGCAAGTTCTGCACGGCTGGGCATACATTCCATCGTGTCGGGTCATTTTCTTGGTGTACGCCGGCATCGGTTTGGTCAAATTGATACTCACGCTGGCCCTGACGCACAAGGTCGAGACGGAAGAGAAGCAGCAAACTCGGGAACAACGCAAGAATGGCGAGACACAACCATTGCTGGCTGACGCACCGTCATCGAGAAGGGAACAAGACACGTCCCCCAATACAGGAAGAACCTCTTTATTTTCGTCCATCGACAAGGATCTTTGGTCTCTTGTAATTCGACTGTTTATCCTGTTTGGAATTGACTCGTTTGCCTCGGGTCTTGCTTCGCTGTCAGTTGGACCCCTTCCTCGCCTGCTGGAGATGatatttgttttttcccctcatttTATCTCGGCTTCGTGCCTTTTCTTCATACTGACCTCACATCACAGCTCCTGGATGACCTACTTCTTCCACCGCAAATTCAACCTTCCCGAAGGTCAGCTCggcaccatcttcttcttcaccagcTCCATTTCCGCCGCATCGATGCTGGTAGCTTCCTCCATTGCCAAGCGTATCGGCAATATCAAGGTTCGTCAACACCACCCTCCAACATCCCACTCCTTTCTCCGTTTCAATATCTTACCCCCTCTAACCAATTTTTGCCCCTTTCAGACAATGGTCTTCACCCACCTCCCGTCCGCAATTTGTCTATCTCTCATCTCCGTCCCGGCAGTCTCCCCCTAGCTCTCACCTTTCTTGTCCTCCGTGCCTGCTCTCAAAACATGGACGTTGCACCGCGCTCGGCCTTTCTCGCCGCCGCACTTCCCGCTGACAAACGCACTGCGATCATGGGCGCGGTCAACGTCGTCAAGACGACCAGCCAAAGTCTGGGTCCGCTGTTGACGGGCATTCTGGCCCGGCATCACCGGTTTGGGGGTCTCGTTCATGGTGGCGGGGTGGTGTTGAAGGTGATGTATGATTTTGGGCATGTTGGTCACTTTTGGCGGGAGAGAGGCGGAGACGAGGAGACGGGCTGTACTAGTACGTGAAGCGGGAggggatgaggaggagcttTGAATATGTGGATGGGCACGTGGGCTCTACATTGAGGGCTGCTGAGTGAGTTTGTTCTTTGGAGGAGATATATGTCTTTTTATCCCCAGTCAAAAAGGTACAAATGTTCTGTAATATAGTATACAAAATAAATACGATGATGAACTCGCAAATTCAACATTCAATTACAAACAACAACTCGAGACTACCACGTCTGCTCGCCAAGGAACCCAGAAAACCCCCAAAAATTTAATAAAATAAAAGACATGCGCAGCTCATTCCATGACATCCATATGGACAATATTTCCGTGTCGAGAAGTGCCAGGTATTCGGTAGATACGGATCTTATGGCCTGACAACCATGAAGTATCCCAGAGTGTCAAGTGTACTAGCCACTCGAGTAGCCTCGGCGATCTCCACAGTCATCACCAAAGCTGTTCGCATCCATGTAAAGCTGAACTTCACGCTCGTTGTATACTTGACTTCTTTCGAGTTGTGTGATATTTGCGTTATTTCAATAATGACACGAGAATCTATGCTGGTTCAGATTTCGCGCATGTTGTACTATACTGTCATATTGTACCATTCCCCGATCTGGAATTCTGGGGGTATTTGTGATGACGTACTCGGCTTTATCCGGCAGACAGAGCTAGTACTGGTACTATGGTACATGTGTAAAGCttaattgttttttttttctctcctttctttttctgttctgAAGAGGGGGTGCTAGGGTGTATTATTATTCGGGTACACAGAAAGGTTGCGTGGAAGGGTTCCATGGTCGAGATCAGTCCCTTTTGGAAGGTAATGAATGACCGTGTATGATGTCTGTAAAACCAGAAACACAACCCGACCGTGAGTGACTGGAACATGTTCATATTTAGATCAACGAGGAAAAAGATAGAGagcagagaaaaaaaagatgaaaagtgaTTCATGCATACATCAACTTCATCTTTCATACTCAAACGTCAAAAAAGGCTTCTCGAGTCGATCCAAGCAATGCCAAGCCTTTCATGCGGACTCTTTTTTCACAGGGTCCAGACTCTGAGGGGCCCCCACTAGAGACCCTGAGACAGCTGAAACTCTTTCAACGCTTGGAGTGTGTCCTTCGATGAGCGACAAGACACAGTGACTTTGCTCCCCAGCCAGTGTTCCCCGCATCCCTAAGTAGCGGTACTTGTTGTGGTGCTCGGTCGACTTTACCATTTTTATCGAGTTTGTGAAACTCAGTTTCCAGATAACCCCGCCCCTCCctgaaagagaaaagggggaaagaaaaccGCTCAGCACTGATCGACCACGGCAACTTTCCTTTTGGATGCAGAGTCAagcttttcctttttttttcttatcgCCAGTCGGATCCAATGTCCGCATGATTGTCTAAGGGGAGGATGTAGTATAGTACAACATACAAAAATCATCTTACATCCTGTGTAGTAAATCCTGTATTCTAGACCACAGTACTTTAGTCCTCGGCGCTCGCACTTCCCTTTGACTTTTGTCCcctgtttcttttcttctttggaggCTAGTCGGTCCCGTTAGGCAGCCGCTTTCCGGGGCTAAACAAAAGCTAACCAGCCCAATTGCACCAACCACCGGCCGCGCTCGTCTCACACCCTGAGGATCCCCAAAGTCCGCCTCCAAATGGTGGACTCGAGATGGCTCAGCGTGCAGCAGGATCGTACAGACCGTGCAAATCAGCCGAGCGATTTATGGCGGGGCCAATACAATCAGACAGCCAGCtcgttttcttcctccagtcctctccctctcttcctacACACTAGTTCCTTGTGCGTTTTCTCATACAAGAGAAGCTTGGCTATTCCGAACTTGTCAGTGACGCTTGTGACTCGGGACCTCTTGTCCTGACACGACACAGACATACGCTGTGCACAACCCGTACAGTCATCCGCCCTCTGTACTTGTGCACGTTTTTCCTCGCTATGGGTGTGGGCGGGCCAGCAGTGGCTCAGGCGCGCTTGGACGAGATCACAGAGAGTCCAGCCTCACCAACGACCAGtgtgggggagagagaggaagccGATTACTTGCTTGAAGAATATGAGTGCCATCACGACTACGACGCCGAGCGCCGGGCTGAAGAGCACGGGACGGAGGACATGAGATCTCCTGAGAAGTTAACGGGGCGGAGGACGAGGCGAGATTCATTAGTATACCGACTCTCACCGTGGAGGTGTACTCGTCGTCGACGGTGTGAATGCCAGTCTAAGGAGCAGCGCACCTTCTTCTGTGGTCTGCTAAAGCGACCCTTTTGGATATTGGTTGCTATTTTGTGAGTGCTCTTGAATTTccttcaaaaagaaagagaattgTGCCATTCCTCTCCCATCAGTCATTGATGTAAAGCACCCGATCGTCACTAACACCATCCAGTGGCATGCTCAGCGTGCTCTCTTTCGCGTGGGACGGTCTTCTCGCCGCGGTGGAAGAGCATCGCGACCTCGGCATCCTGCCCGGCCAGCGGCCCTCACTCCTCGCAGACTGGTTAAGTCAGGGCGTCGTACCAATCGCCTGTCACTCTCACAACGACTACTGGCGACAAGTGCCGCTCTTCTCTGCCCTTGCAGTGGGTTGCACGGGTGTCGAAGCCGACATTTGGCCCGATGGGGATCACTTGCGGGTTGGCCACACCAGGCGCACCGTTCTCAAGGGTCAGACCCTGCGCAGTCTCTATCTTGATCCAATTCTGGATATCCTGGATCAGCACAACCCTGCGAGCAATGTTTCTACCAAGGACACCGAATCGTTCATCCACCAGGAGAATTTTGCACCGGTCGGAGTCTTTGTGACCGAACCTTCTCAACCGTTGATCCTTCTCATCGACTTCAAGGTTGATCCCGAGACTCTCTGGCCCATGCTGATGACCGACCTGGAGCCTCTTCGTCAAAAGGGCTATTTGACTCATTTCAACGGATCCCACATCGTCCAGCGCCCACTGACCATTGTCGCGACCGGTGATGCCCCCTTTGACCATATCCAAGAGAATTCCACTTACCGTGACGTCTTTTACGATGCTCCCCTCGACAGACTACCCCTTCTTCCAGCATCACCAAAAGATGACTTGGAATCTCTCTCTACCGAAGCAGTCCCCgtcccctccctttctccttACACCCGATACAACAGCTACTACGCCTCGGTCAGCTTCCGCCACACCATTGGGTCCCTTTACCTCGGCCGCCTTTCCCACGACCAGCTCATCAAGGTCCGCAGTCAAATTGCCGCGGCCCACGCCCGAGGTCTCAAAGTCCGATACTGGGGAACCCCCGGGTGGCCGACAGCCTTGCGCAATTACGTGTGGAGAGAATTGGAGCGGGAGGGTGTGGATATGTTGAATGTGGATGATTTGAGGGCGGCGAGTcggggagagtggagagaagaaggctggTGGTGGGGGTGGTGATGACCATTCCATCTCGGAGCGTGGTAACATTGCTGCTGATGCCACTGCTCTAGCCTCTCCAACCTTGATGTTTTTTTATAACGAAGTGATCTGTATCACCTTTACGATTTAAATGAATATCTTGATGATTGATGTTTTAGGGCTTGGGAGGAGTTGAGGGTGTGGGTTTGAAGTATTTATTGGCTTTGATCGAGGGACGGCGTTACTGGTCAAATGGATCGGTGATCATTCAAATTAAATGTGGGTAGAGTATCTCAAAGCTCCTCCGCCCTTCTAGCTGTAGAAATCCCCAGGTGATGCACATTCACACAGAATCTACCAGCAAGGAGAGCGAGGCATATCACCTCATCTCTTGGTTTTTTCAGCGCTTGCTCGTGCTGTAAGATAGGGGCCAAATCTATCTGACAAAGACTGTGCTAGATAAGGTGTACGACAGCTAACATCCAAGACCGCTTCAATTGAATTTCGTCGAAATCGGGCTTAGTCCCTCTAATGCAAAAAGCTCTTGATACACTTTCAATCCTTGACCCATTCAATGCAGCGCACAGGAAAACGAGACTCAAAAATTTTGTTTGCCCTCAAAACTTCAAGCATTCTTGGGCCACGAGAGGTTATAATGCAGACCACCCACACCACCGCATCTAATCataacccccctccccaaaaagaatcaaCTCGAAAGGGAAGTCTATCTCCTATCGCCAATCAGATCATCTCAATAATATTCCCAAATCACCTCGTCATGGTCAAATTGCCAGTGCATACAAGAAcaaatctccttctcaaaaAGACGCATCATCCCGCGTAATGGGCATTGACCACGTCCAGCCTTGACGACTACGACGGGATTTACAATGCGCCGCGTCGTGGGAGGCTTGTGGCGTAAGAGGTATGCATATCGTGCATCTATAGTCTACCTATGAGTAGGTTGTTTGGATGATTGGTGAATCATTGACGGGTAGAGAGTCTATATCCAACTTACGACCTGAAGGTGAAGtgccgatgatgaggaaAAGACCCGACATTTTCGGGTATATTATCTCAGCGATCTCTAAATTTGTGCGTTCTCTTTAAGCCGCTATGGTGTCAAATGCCCCTCCCTGGTCTTTCGTGATCTGAAGGCTTACCTAGGATTTGTTCCTTCAGACAACTTACTTGGTATGGGTCAAGGTTGATATCATCTTCAAAACTTTCGATAAAATTGATTTCGATCATGGTGTGGGTTAATCGCTGAATGTGGAGGGCTGGACGGGGATGGAGTTTCCTTAGTGCTGGCTTTGTGATTTGTATCGTAAAGATGAACTTTTGGAGCGGGGGATGATAGCGCAACAGGGTGCGGAGTAATCTAGGTGAGATAATAATCTAGAGGAAGAGTAATCTAAGATACACTATCGCTGAGGACGATGAGTAAGTAGAGAGAAGTGGACCTTGGCATAATCTGCCACTTCGGTAAGAAGAAGAGAGTTCCAGCAATGGCAGGAGAAAAGCAAACGGGAATCGGTGGATGTTCCCTTTGTTGAACATGGTGGAGCTCACCTGGAAACATTCAAGAACTGCCTTGAATTCTAGATGATTTCGCCGTCTTCCGCTACCACCTAGAAGAAATGCCCTGCTACCTTGGAGTTGGTAGCCGGACTAGAATTTTTGGAATGCATCGCACTGGTGTATTATAGCCAAAACAGAACATGGTAAATTATTTGATTGAGAATCGGGATATATACCCAGAGAAGGCCACAGATATAGCATTTGTTTTGAAATCCACCACCCCAGTCTTTACCAGACTCAGAGAATCATCATAAAATTCGGGTTTCGATCGTCGTTATAATCCGCGAATTGGTCATATTTCCCATCCCTCTTGTCCTTGTTCACCTTGGCGCAATAGAGCACGTTGCATAAGATCCTAGTAAAACATGTCAGAGATCACATTAAATTTAAATGACTTCGAAATCGGACAAGAACTTACATAAACCAAGCAAACACCAAGAGCCCGAGGATAATAGTGTGGCCACGGTGGTAAGTTGGCAGATCACGCGCAGGGTAATTAAAGGCTGTTGAAATATTGTCAGTATCGCGAGACTCAATGCGTTGAAATGAGAaattttgaaaagaaaaacagtAAAGTAGCGAAAATAAAATGTTTGCTAGAGTAACATACTCGCCACGAATCCTCCGCAGTTTGCAATGGCCAGTTGAAGTGCAGATGTAGTCGCTCGCTTGTAATGACCAGCCGAGTTGTTTGAGAGCCAGACCAAAATACACGGTACGCTGGCATATTGACCTGTGGCCATGAGAAAAGTCATTCCATATTGGATGTGGGGGTTTTGGACATTGGCGATGACGGCATAACCGATAATTGCAACCGGAAGAGTGAAGAGCATGACGATGCCGCGGAGGCGGAGACGATCGGAGACGATTGCCACGATAACTGTGAGTAGGGGTGAGACGGTGCAATAGAACGAGGTGGAGATAGTAAGTGGGAATATAGAGATGGACAAGCTCTcaaatggaggaagatgTACCTGTAATGACAGCTGCAACGGCATAGGGGATGACACTCCATAGTTGGACTTCATTGGCATCCTTGGCAAGATTCAGActcttgatgatggtgggaaGCTAAGAAAGTGTTAGTACTCTGTTCGTCTTTGAGTAAGAGTTGTGAGATTCACGAATAGACCGAATGAATATAGCCCGGAGAGGATTGCAAAGTATGCAGAGGCAGAGAACCACACTTGCGGTTCGAGAATACCGCGGCACACTTCGGACCACTTGAACGAGTCGGCCTCAGCTGCGATGGTACTTTATTGAAGATGAGCATTTGAAAATTGCTGTTGTATGATCTGGAGTGGACATACCCTGTTCTCGCGATGGGATTGTCCATTGATAATCTTTCCTGACCAAACTCCTTTTCCTCCGGGGTCAAAAAGCTCGCAGAGTCGATAGAGTTGGGCAACATCAGGAAACTGAGGATACCACATGCAAAAGTCTACGATTCTCTGTCAGTCACCGTACACGATCAATACGGCTATGTCACAATGGGCACACACCAAAATTCCCTCAATGATCAGAATCCATCTCCAACCCTCCAGCCCACCCCGGGGGCCAATCTCGGCAAGTCCACGCGCAAGAAGACCTGGCATCGTTAGAATCCACCCGACGCAGCTCGTCTACATGGATATCACAACTCACCCCCAAAAGCACCCGACAAAGACGCAGCGGTATAGAACAAACCGATGCGCAGGGCCAAGTCTTCGCGTCGATAGAAGCTCGACAGATACAGCACCTAAAAACGTATCAGCGACTATGCCATCCAGATCTGTCAACTCAGATTCCCTACCATGCCCGGGAGTAGGCCACCTTCAGCGACCCCCAACAGCGCGCGCACAGCGACGAATCCTGCGTAGTTCTGGACAAAGCCCAAGCACATGGTAATAATTCCCCATACAGCTGTCAAGAAGGGAAGCCACAACTTGGGCGATGCCTTTTTGAGGACAAGATTACTGGGTAACTCGCtgggaagggggggaaagaatcAGTCTCGAGATGTCCAGTTCACTCAAATGCTTGTAATGCTTGGATATACCCACCTGCAGATATAAGTGAGATAGAAAACCGTCAGACCAACATCAAATTGATGATCGGTGATGCCTAAGCTTTTCTCCAGACCAATGATTTTGGCATTGCCGACATTTGTCCGATCGAGGAATGAACATAAGAAGAGCAATGCGAGAATTGGCAAGATACTGCAAGGCAAGACGTGTGAGAAATTTCGTTTGGAAAGATGGACACAGATGCTACTATGGGTCCGGGTTTTTGCCCAGACTTTCAGTGGATCACTCACTGTAAATCCAGTTTGAGAAGCACACGTTTTGTCAGTTTCTGTTGCTGATCCAGATCCCCAAAGCGATTCAATTCGCTCTGTTTTTGATCCTCAATTTCCATCACAGCGGCCTTCTCCATGGCAGCGGGGGTAACTGTGAGCTGCTCCTTGGACTTGGGGATAGCGTCTTGACCGAATAACAGAGACTGGTCACAAACAAAGACGAAAGACAGCTAAGCCACTGCAAGGGAGAGGATGAAAATCCGGGGAAGAGGGTTTCATAAAGAACAGAGAACCCCCTCCTGGAAGTTGTCCGTCGCTCGGTGACCACTTCTTGCTACCGAGCTGAATGTTGAGTTTGAGAGGGGGGCCGCATCCAGTCAGCGTCTAGCTGGTTATTGTTCTTGCGCCTCTTGCTGTCTCAAGACTCGAAGTGATCCGTCAAGAGTCAAGTGTTTCCCCCGCAATTCCCCAGATTTGCCGCCTCGATTTCCATTGGGGGGAAATATGGAGACGCGGTCTGGGTTCTTTTTGGCCATCCACACAGTACTTCTGTCGCAAGCTAGACCGACTGTTGGCTGTGGGATACCAAATAACAGCCGAGATTGGGCTGCAATCTTATCAATTGTACTAGTTTAGCTTTGAGCTAAGCACGCCGAGACTCTTGGCCAGGTGCAAAACAGCAGAAATACGTGGGTAGAAGATTCAATACATGTACGACCTCTGTCAGCAAAGACCAACCCCCCACAATAATAGTGGAGATGTTGGTGTGGCCAGAGTATTTTCAAGGTATCCCTCGGTCGACCCGAGCACCCGAGATCGGCGTCCAAAAGTACACGCCGACCCGCGGGTCGAAGCGGGTCGAATTTGGAGAACTTGGCTCTTCTCCAACCCGCGCGACAATCGAACAATCACACACTCGTCCTTGACGTGACCTCAACTTGGAATTCAGAATTGCACAAGATCCAGAGCACAATTATTCAAGATGTCCAAACTCTCTGCCAGTCTCAAatccttgatcaattccCCTGCTGCGCGGCCACATACGGTGCCAGCGCCACCTAACATCAGTCATGTCTATCGCGCGATCCAGCAAACAGCCGCGGCCCACAAGATCTCACAGCCCTCATGGCTTGCACTCTCGGTAGGTCGACCATCACAATGGACAAAAGCAAACAAGCGCACACCATCACCCAATTAAAGAAAACCTACAATCGAGCGCTTCATAATCTGCTCGCGACCTCAATTATATCAAGAACTAACATTTCTCTGCCTCACAGACCGCCGCAACAATGACCATGAACTCCCCCGATTCACTAGCCGCCCTTTACCAActcgcctcctcctcttcatccgccACCGACCAAAACGCAGCCGTCGCCTCCGCGGAGCTCATGCGTGAAGTTGGCTTAAAATGCATCAGTTTCAACGGCATTCCCCGAACAATCAATTGCCTCAACGCCTTCCGCGCCAGTCTCCCCGAAGACATCGCCGCGCAGCTTTCCACCACACCCACCCGCACCCCTACGCCCGACAACATCGCCGCAATTTCCGCCCGGGGTCACGCCCTCTGGGACTCCATCTACCGTCCCTTTGAAAAGAAGCTCTACCAGAAACTGGGCACGTCGCATCCGGATCTCCCTGTGCATATCCTGCACGCGAACTATGGGGCGCTCCTATCGGATCCCGAGCGTGAGACTGGGGCATCGGCGGGCCGTGTGCTGACCTCTCTGGTGGCGGTGGCTTGTTTGCGCGCGCAATCGGGAGTCGGGCCTCAGGTCATATCGCATGTCTTTGGGTTGCGCAAGGCGTTGGAGGATGGAAGTTGGGCGAGTGATGTGGAGAGCGAGGCGGGTGCGCGGTGGTTGGCGAGTGATGAGGGGAACATGTGGATTTTGGAGAGTGTCGATGCGATTGTAGAGGCCATTGGTGGAGGAATGGGGTCGAACTTTGCTCCGGCGAGAGCGAAGCTGTAGGATGATGCTAGGGAAGGGAGGGGACTGCGAGGTTTCTGGCGAGAGAGGGGCACCTTGCTTTGTCCTTTTCCGAATATCCAGGTGCCAGAAACCTGAAACTTTCAGCAATGGACATATTTATATATCGTAAACATAGATCACCTGGGTTCAGAGTGGGCAAACCTACGAAATCTGCTTCTTTCATCA
Proteins encoded in this window:
- a CDS encoding Dol-P-Man:Man(5)GlcNAc(2)-PP-Dol alpha-1,3-mannosyltransferase; this translates as MSKLSASLKSLINSPAARPHTVPAPPNISHVYRAIQQTAAAHKISQPSWLALSTAATMTMNSPDSLAALYQLASSSSSATDQNAAVASAELMREVGLKCISFNGIPRTINCLNAFRASLPEDIAAQLSTTPTRTPTPDNIAAISARGHALWDSIYRPFEKKLYQKLGTSHPDLPVHILHANYGALLSDPERETGASAGRVLTSLVAVACLRAQSGVGPQVISHVFGLRKALEDGSWASDVESEAGARWLASDEGNMWILESVDAIVEAIGGGMGSNFAPARAKL